In one Brassica oleracea var. oleracea cultivar TO1000 chromosome C9, BOL, whole genome shotgun sequence genomic region, the following are encoded:
- the LOC106313115 gene encoding probable polygalacturonase non-catalytic subunit At1g60390 translates to MNIIEAAFFLCFISSSNVHFAGATKQTAGNITPSENPFTPKASLIRYWNKRINGGSPPPSFFLSKASPLTTVDSTRFATLASRHALDTRLYDFCTAAKLFCFPELAAHSVTEKHGDDVSFSVYSDKNFTNYGSDRLAGADTFKNYSGGDNIGVDSFRRYSRDSAGHDDGFSNYAGEVNVADQSFTTYATGSTGGAGDFTNYHTNANQPNGRFTSYSDEANGRSQSFTTYSENANSGAQTFTSYSKNGNGAPNGFSGYGSGSNVVKSGFSGYGETANGANDTFTSYGGDGNLPVNDFKKYGEGGNGAVYGFKSYRDQSNIGADSFSSYAKDSHNEKVNFVNYGKSFNLGSDDFTGYGQGNDGGNVSFKTYGQGPSFKAYTKDGVVFARYFNNASSSGKKVNKWTEPGKFFRESMLREGTLMQMPDIKDKMPKRTFLPRTIVSKLSFSSSKTGEVWRIFGAGENSSMAGIISSAISECERPPSYGETKRCVGSAEDMIDFATSVLGHGVVVRTTENVVGSKKKIVIGKVKGINGGDLTRAVSCHQSLYPYLLYYCHSVPKVRVYEADLLDPESSEKINHGITICHIDTSAWSASHVAFLALGSGPGRIEVCHWIFENDMTWTTVD, encoded by the exons ATGAACATCATTGAAGCAGCTTTCTTCCTCTGCTTCATTTCATCTTCTAAT GTGCATTTCGCCGGAGCTACTAAACAAACCGCCGGCAACATCACGCCGTCGGAGAACCCATTCACACCCAAAGCCTCACTGATACGTTACTGGAACAAACGCATCAACGGCGGCTCACCACCACCTTCTTTTTTCCTCTCCAAGGCGTCCCCATTAACGACCGTAGACTCCACGCGCTTCGCCACACTCGCATCACGCCACGCGCTCGACACTCGCCTCTATGATTTCTGCACCGCCGCGAAGCTCTTCTGTTTCCCTGAGCTCGCCGCTCACTCCGTAACCGAGAAGCACGGCGATGACGTCAGTTTCTCCGTCTACAGCGACAAAAACTTCACCAACTACGGCTCCGACCGTCTCGCCGGAGCCGACACGTTTAAAAATTACTCCGGCGGGGACAATATCGGCGTCGACTCTTTCCGTCGTTATAGCCGAGATTCCGCCGGACACGACGATGGGTTTTCGAATTACGCCGGAGAAGTCAACGTCGCTGATCAGAGCTTCACCACTTACGCCACCGGATCCACCGGCGGCGCCGGCGATTTCACGAACTACCACACGAACGCAAACCAACCCAACGGGAGATTCACTTCCTACTCCGACGAAGCAAACGGCCGGTCACAATCCTTCACGACGTACTCCGAGAACGCAAACTCCGGCGCTCAGACGTTCACCAGCTACAGCAAAAACGGCAACGGAGCTCCGAACGGGTTCTCGGGTTACGGATCCGGGTCAAACGTGGTAAAATCTGGTTTCTCCGGGTACGGGGAGACCGCAAACGGAGCTAACGACACGTTCACAAGCTACGGCGGCGACGGGAATCTCCCGGTGAACGATTTCAAAAAGTACGGCGAAGGAGGAAACGGCGCCGTTTACGGGTTTAAGAGCTACAGAGACCAGTCCAACATCGGAGCTGACTCTTTCTCTTCCTACGCCAAAGATTCGCACAACGAGAAGGTCAATTTCGTAAATTACGGAAAATCATTCAACTTGGGCTCCGATGACTTCACAGGCTACGGCCAAGGCAACGACGGAGGTAACGTCAGCTTCAAAACCTACGGTCAAGGTCCGAGTTTCAAAGCGTACACAAAGGACGGCGTCGTTTTCGCGAGGTACTTTAATAACGCGAGCTCCAGTGGCAAAAAGGTAAATAAATGGACAGAGCCGGGTAAATTCTTCAGGGAGTCTATGTTAAGAGAAGGGACTTTGATGCAAATGCCAGATATTAAGGATAAAATGCCTAAAAGGACGTTTTTACCCCGAACCATAGTTTCAAAATTATCGTTTTCATCTTCTAAGACCGGCGAGGTATGGAGAATCTTCGGCGCCGGCGAGAACTCGTCGATGGCGGGGATAATCTCGTCGGCGATTTCCGAATGCGAGAGACCCCCAAGCTACGGCGAGACGAAGCGGTGCGTGGGATCAGCGGAGGACATGATCGATTTCGCCACGTCAGTGCTTGGACACGGCGTTGTGGTGAGGACGACGGAGAATGTGGTCGGGTCGAAGAAGAAAATCGTGATCGGGAAAGTCAAAGGAATCAACGGTGGAGATTTAACTAGAGCGGTTTCATGTCATCAGAGTTTGTACCCGTATCTACTCTATTATTGTCATTCGGTACCTAAGGTGCGGGTCTATGAAGCGGATCTTCTTGACCCGGAGAGTTCAGAGAAGATTAACCATGGTATTACCATTTGTCACATTGACACGTCAGCGTGGAGTGCAAGTCATGTAGCGTTTTTGGCTCTAGGGTCTGGTCCGGGTAGGATTGAAGTTTGTCATTGGATCTTTGAGAATGATATGACGTGGACTACTGTTGATTAA
- the LOC106318962 gene encoding dual-specificity RNA methyltransferase RlmN, whose amino-acid sequence MVGLTTTMRRLGIITVTNSAVVTPTPISSTAAFSRNLTLPSPLGNHHLTNSIRLLKSRSLLSSFSCFSSSSSSSSAAYLPALDEFPSTKASVAVRDDNKKVILKGMSYASLQEWVESHGFRPGQAMMLWKRLYKDNIWAENPDQLQGLNKDFKRMISEHAEFGALSLKDVRSASDGTRKILFTLDDGLVIETVVIPCDRGRTTVCVSSQVGCAMNCQFCYTGRMGLKRNLTAAEIVEQAVYARRLLSHEVGSITNVVFMGMGEPFHNIDNVIKAANIMVDENGLHFSPRKVTVSTSGLVPQLKRFLRECNCALAVSLNATTDEVRNWIMPINRKYKLSLLLETLREELSSRHKYKVLFEYVMLAGVNDSMEDAKRLVELVQGIPCKINLIQFNPHSGSQFIQTDEDKMIKFRNVLAEGGCTVLMRFSRGNDQMAACGQLGMLGAIQAPVMRVPEQFRTALKASV is encoded by the exons ATGGTTGGTCTGACGACGACAATGAGGCGGCTGGGAATCATCACCGTCACTAATTCCGCCGTCGTCACTCCGACGCCAATCTCTTCGACGGCGGCTTTCTCCAGAAACCTGACGTTACCATCTCCCCTCGGCAATCACCATCTTACCAATTCCATTCGTCTCCTCAAATCCCGAAGCCTCCTCTCCTCCTTCTCATGTTTCTCTTCTTCTTCTTCTTCTTCTTCGGCAGCTTATCTTCCCGCACTCGACGAGTTCCCATCAACTAAAG CTTCTGTGGCGGTGAGAGATGATAACAAGAAGGTGATCTTGAAGGGTATGAGTTACGCTTCGCTCCAA GAATGGGTTGAATCGCATGGGTTTCGACCAGGACAAGCTATGATGCTGTGGAAGAGACTTTACAAGGATAACATATGGGCAGAAAATCCTGATCAGCTCCAAG GCCTGAACAAAGATTTCAAGAGAATGATTAGTGAACATGCTGAGTTTGGGGCATTATCTCTCAAGGATGTTCGTTCGGCCTCAGATGGAACTAGGAAG ATTCTGTTCACGTTGGATGATGGGCTTGTGATCGAGACAGTTGTTATACCTTGTGATCGTGGCAGGACAACAGTCTGTGTTTCGAGCCAAGTGGGTTGTGCTATGAATTGTCAGTTCTGCTACACTGGCAG GATGGGTTTGAAGAGAAATCTCACTGCTGCTGAGATAGTTGAGCAGGCTGTTTACGCAAGGCGGTTGCTTTCCCATGAAGTTGGATCAATAACAAATGTCGTGTTTATG GGAATGGGAGAGCCATTTCACAATATTGACAATGTTATCAAAGCTGCAAACATAATGGTAGACGAGAATGGACTTCACTTTAGTCCACGCAAGGTCACAGTCTCGACCAGTGGCCTTGTTCCTCAGCTAAAGCGTTTCCTTCGTGAATGTAATTGCGCTTTGGCAGTCAGTCTTAATGCAACAACCGATGAG GTTAGAAACTGGATTATGCCTATCAACAGAAAATACAAGCTATCTTTGCTCCTGGAGACGCTCAGAGAAGAACTCAGTTCAAGGCACAAGTACAAAGTGTTATTCGAATACGTGATGCTCGCTGGAGTGAATGACAG CATGGAAGATGCAAAGAGGCTAGTGGAGCTTGTGCAGGGAATCCCATGCAAGATTAACCTTATTCAGTTCAACCCACATAGTGGTTCTCAGTTCATACAGACCGATGAAGACAAGATGATCAAGTTCCGTAATGTTCTGGCCGAAGGAGGCTGCACTGTTTTAATGCGGTTTAGCCGAGGCAATGATCAAATGGCTGCATGTGGGCAGCTTGGCATGCTTGGTGCTATTCAAGCACCAGTGATGAGGGTGCCTGAGCAGTTCCGCACCGCTCTAAAAGCATCTGTTTGA
- the LOC106318961 gene encoding ubiquitin-like-specific protease 1D: MTKGKHEVEKELDSSDKKAFTIDWNSVLEDGGGDGKEHKVPELLIVNTQNPLPGDQMDCHRNLTDHALDEQLERSKSHLVKLGPSLPDNGEKIRLNIASLEAEKQRRVLHRSNMDADRSSKLMHASTSGSRGNAASTEASRQTNTDSKEVSRSTFAAVFSKPKPDTQSTKAFCKELEDLGCASVKPKAEKKIVTRQKNKWRILSKAVEEKQTGNHKSNGSYGKKKYKESCTYSLLDDDDDDSNVHKTPKEWSWEEYPSQSSKRHKNADDSVINIDEEEPQPSTVADQTVELPEGLQEDICYPSSDDPHFVQVCLKDLECLAPQEFLNSPVMNFYIRFLQEQQVSNYCHFFNTYFYKKLSDAVTNKRNDKAASFLKLRRWWKGIDLFRKAYIFIPIHEDVHWSLIIVCIPDKEDESGLTILHLDSLGVHPKRSIVENVKRFLKDEWNFLNQDDDYSSNLPISAKLWRNLPRRINEADIKVPQQKNDFDCGPFALFFIQRFIEEAPQRLKRKDLGMFDKKWFKPDEASALRTKIRKTLIDLFCVSDQTDRHNDPSDDNGASQSRDRSPL; the protein is encoded by the exons ATGACGAAGGGGAAGCATGAAGTAGAAAAAGAGTTGGATTCTTCAGACAAGAAAGCTTTTACGATTGACTGGAACTCGGTGCTGGAAGACGGCGGTGGCGACGGAAAAGAACATAAAGTGCCGGAGTTGCTGATTGTCAACACCCAAAATCCTCTCCCCGGCGATCAGATGGACTGCCACAGAAACCTAACAGATCACGCGCTAGACGAGCAGCTGGAGCGTAGCAAATCGCACCTTGTGAAATTAGGTCCTAGCCTACCCGACAATGGTGAGAAGATCCGTCTCAATATCGCTAGCCTCGAAGCCGAGAAGCAACGCAGGGTGTTACATCGCTCCAATATG GATGCGGACAGAAGTTCGAAGCTCATGCATGCGAGTACCTCAG GTTCACGAGGGAATGCAGCTTCAACAGAAGCCTCTAGACAAACGAATACGGACTCGAAAGAAGTCTCACGGTCTACATTTGCTGCTGTTTTCAGTAAACCCAAA CCGGATACTCAGTCAACGAAAGCGTTTTGTAAAGAACTAGAAGATTTGGGATGTGCAAGTGTGAAACCCAAGGCGGAGAAAAAGATCGTGACAAGGCAGAAGAACAAATGGCGGATTTTGTCAAAGGCAGTGGAAGAAAAGCAGACAGGGAATCACAAATCCAATGGATCTTATGGGAAGAAAAAGTACAAGGAATCTTGCACTTACTCCCTTCTTGATGATGATGATGACGACTCCAATGTCCATAAAACTCCCAA GGAGTGGTCTTGGGAAGAATATCCATCACAGAGTTCAAAGCGCCATAAG AACGCAGATGATTCAGTGATTAACATAGACGAAGAAGAACCTCAGCCTTCAACGGTGGCAGATCAAACAGTTGAACTGCCTGAAGG CTTACAGGAAGATATATGCTACCCATCAAG TGATGATCCACACTTTGTTCAAGTTTGTCTTAAAGATCTTGAATGCCTTGCACCTCAAGAGTTTCTAAACTCTCCGGTCATGAATTTCTACATCAG GTTCTTGCAGGAGCAGCAGGTATCTAACTATTGTCACTTCTTTAACACCTATTTCTACAAGAAGCTCAGTGACGCTGTTACAAACAAG CGAAATGACAAGGCTGCCTCTTTTCTGAAGCTCAGGCGGTGGTGGAAGGGTATTGATTTATTCCGTAAGGCATATATATTTATACCAATACATGAGGA TGTCCATTGGAGCCTTATAATAGTTTGCATTCCTGACAAGGAAGATGAATCCGGATTAACCATACTTCACCTTGATTCATTAGGCGTTCATCCGAAAAGATCAATTGTTGAGAATGTAAAAAG GTTTCTAAAAGATGAATGGAACTTTTTGAATCAGGATGATGATTATTCATCAAATCTACCTATCTCAGCGAAACTATGGAGAAACCTCCCGCGCAGGATTAACGAAGCTGATATAAAG GTTCCACAACAGAAGAATGATTTTGACTGTGGTCCGTTTGCTCTCTTCTTTATTCAGCGGTTCATTGAAGAGGCTCCTCAAAGGCTGAAAAGGAAAGACCTTGGAATG TTCGACAAGAAGTGGTTCAAACCTGACGAAGCCTCTGCTCTGAGAACCAAAATCCGAAAAACACTCATCGACCTTTTCTGTGTCAGTGACCAGACTGATCGCCACAACGACCCATCTGATGACAATGGAGCATCCCAGTCAAGAGATAGATCACCGCTCTAA